Proteins encoded in a region of the Pontibacter sp. SGAir0037 genome:
- a CDS encoding TolC family protein codes for MKRISLLLIGLLVATSLRGQDTVRLSLPQVFEHIDETYPQLRLYQNRIRGVRALSEGAKSWMPPTVSLALDQFPYRKEMVETMPVNLAGYMLSLEQMIPNPAKLNARKRYILSQENVLRQEEKWAKNVLHYTARVYYYRRYTAEKKLMVVSEYSDLLRMLITTAKDRYVYNQSDLPTVFKAEALLSELNNMETMLRSQVAESSIGLNTLMSRDVDTPFLIDSVLQPTDYQRDLAVVADSSFLKRSDILAMESRIQSMRSNQRLMATGAKPDFGIQFNHSQMNEMPNTFSVMGMVTIPIAPWSSRMYKSEVRSMEFDIRAMENEKATMQLMANQMIREKITMLAYESRQLQNYQTTIIPAYRNNLQSNLLAYRQNTGNFFVLLDAWNMLLMKEMERIDKLGQVFNLQAEYEYQREIN; via the coding sequence ATGAAAAGAATAAGCTTGTTGTTAATTGGCCTTCTGGTTGCCACCTCCCTTCGGGGGCAGGATACGGTGCGTCTTTCTTTGCCACAGGTCTTTGAACATATAGATGAAACGTACCCGCAATTGCGCCTCTACCAAAACAGGATAAGAGGCGTCAGGGCCCTGTCCGAGGGGGCCAAAAGCTGGATGCCCCCCACTGTGTCGCTGGCCCTGGACCAGTTCCCATACCGGAAGGAGATGGTGGAGACCATGCCAGTCAACCTGGCGGGCTATATGCTGTCGTTGGAGCAGATGATACCCAACCCGGCGAAGCTCAATGCCCGTAAAAGATACATCCTCTCGCAGGAGAACGTTTTGCGGCAGGAAGAGAAATGGGCAAAGAATGTGCTGCACTATACGGCGCGTGTTTACTATTACCGACGCTATACGGCCGAGAAAAAATTAATGGTAGTAAGCGAATACAGCGACCTGCTGAGGATGCTGATTACAACAGCAAAGGACAGGTACGTCTATAATCAGTCTGACCTGCCCACGGTGTTCAAGGCAGAGGCCCTGTTGAGCGAACTGAACAACATGGAGACCATGCTACGGTCGCAGGTGGCCGAGAGCAGTATAGGCCTGAACACGCTGATGAGCCGGGACGTAGACACGCCTTTTCTGATCGATTCCGTCTTACAGCCAACCGATTACCAACGCGACTTGGCGGTTGTGGCGGACTCTTCCTTCCTGAAGCGTAGCGACATCCTGGCCATGGAGAGCCGTATCCAGTCCATGCGCAGCAATCAGCGTTTGATGGCTACTGGGGCCAAGCCCGATTTTGGGATTCAGTTCAATCACAGCCAGATGAATGAAATGCCGAACACATTCTCTGTTATGGGTATGGTCACCATCCCGATTGCCCCCTGGTCCTCCCGGATGTACAAGTCAGAAGTACGTTCTATGGAGTTTGACATACGGGCCATGGAGAATGAAAAAGCCACCATGCAGCTGATGGCCAATCAAATGATTCGGGAGAAAATCACCATGCTCGCCTACGAAAGCCGCCAGTTGCAGAATTACCAAACGACCATTATACCGGCTTACCGCAACAACCTGCAAAGCAACCTGCTGGCTTACCGCCAGAACACGGGAAACTTCTTTGTGCTACTGGATGCCTGGAACATGCTGCTGATGAAGGAAATGGAACGCATCGATAAGCTGGGGCAGGTTTTCAACCTGCAGGCTGAGTACGAATACCAACGGGAAATCAACTAG
- a CDS encoding efflux RND transporter periplasmic adaptor subunit — protein MSICAFLSGILLIASCSSGKEQHAAHEADNTAGNMEMITLSKQDEVYANITIDTAKVQSISEVTTLVGTTAFDERKVVVVTSRVRGRIDRLFVRNPLEPVKQGQPLYALYSEELLSLENELLNALQQREKFGAMQEVMDQLVESARQRLLLYGLTAAQVREIERSGEASSLITFYSPASGYLTELPVSQGQYVEMGTPLFRIADVSALWIESQLYTSELRWLSKQPSVLVTFEAFPDETYTAVPVFDNPTVEPGQKISLVRFIIQNHGNKVKPGMMAYLSVRRNEKQALVIPKSALLIGSMTTAWVKTADGMYESRAIATGIQNKQEVEVLSGIKEGEAVVATGAYALKSAQVLKSGTGMGGMKM, from the coding sequence ATGAGTATATGTGCATTTCTTTCAGGGATCCTGTTGATCGCTTCCTGCTCTAGCGGCAAAGAACAACATGCGGCACACGAGGCAGACAACACTGCCGGTAACATGGAGATGATTACTTTGAGCAAGCAGGATGAAGTATATGCCAACATTACCATTGACACTGCGAAAGTACAATCTATAAGTGAAGTAACTACGCTGGTGGGCACTACAGCGTTCGATGAGAGAAAAGTAGTGGTGGTGACCTCCCGCGTACGGGGCCGGATAGACCGGTTGTTCGTGCGCAATCCCCTGGAGCCGGTAAAACAGGGGCAGCCGCTATATGCTTTGTACAGCGAAGAACTGCTTTCGCTTGAAAACGAGTTGCTAAATGCCCTGCAACAGCGGGAAAAGTTCGGGGCCATGCAGGAGGTGATGGACCAGCTGGTGGAAAGCGCCCGTCAGCGCTTGCTGCTGTATGGGCTGACAGCGGCGCAGGTGCGGGAAATCGAGAGAAGCGGGGAGGCCTCGTCATTGATCACCTTTTACAGCCCGGCATCTGGTTACCTGACGGAACTACCGGTAAGCCAGGGCCAGTATGTGGAGATGGGCACGCCCTTGTTCCGGATTGCGGATGTCTCTGCCTTATGGATTGAATCACAGCTGTATACCAGCGAACTGCGCTGGCTCAGCAAGCAGCCCTCGGTTCTCGTTACGTTTGAGGCTTTCCCGGACGAGACGTATACGGCGGTCCCGGTTTTCGATAACCCTACGGTGGAACCCGGGCAGAAGATCAGCCTGGTGCGTTTTATAATCCAAAACCACGGAAACAAAGTCAAGCCGGGCATGATGGCATACCTCAGCGTACGCAGAAACGAGAAGCAGGCATTGGTCATTCCAAAGTCCGCTCTTTTGATTGGCAGCATGACAACGGCCTGGGTTAAAACAGCGGATGGCATGTACGAGAGCCGGGCCATAGCTACAGGCATACAAAACAAACAGGAGGTGGAAGTGCTCAGCGGAATCAAAGAGGGCGAAGCGGTGGTGGCTACCGGCGCCTATGCCCTTAAGAGCGCCCAGGTGCTGAAGAGCGGCACCGGCATGGGCGGCATGAAGATGTAA
- a CDS encoding cation-transporting P-type ATPase — MLVKQPYTKDIAALVAEMHSEVQRGLSSKEADKLLQQYGQNLIQAEKQRRLLTMLLQQFASPMVLLLLFAAVLSFFFQEWLDGTAILAVVLINALIGFYMELQANRSMNALRHMVSLSAKVIRDGSLQEVPSENVVPGDVLYVEAGDMILADARIFNPTQLEVDESALTGESLPVTKDVAVLAGEVPLAERVNMLFKGTFVTKGNAYALVTGTGMGTELGKIASLVQQAEQTATPLEKKLEQLSKKLIWITVGLVIVIFFAGLAQGAEWVKVLEVSIALAVAAIPEGLPIVATLALAQGMLRMAKHNVIVKKLAAVETLGGTNVICTDKTGTLTQNIISVNTILIPAGKTEVEYRADGTVGVPLEVRNSKNYQKIVEAAILCSTANLEMKDNVLREVGDPLEVGLLKFSTTEGKDIHQVREKFLKIREEAFTSETKIMATLHEDGNASIVFAKGAVEELLQKCTSILQEGELQDFSDRQKAGWIAQAELLASEGLRLLAFAYKETHSLQEGITQGLVFTGILGLLDPPRVEVSTALDECRSAGINVIMITGDHPATARNIALKLGLLGDKELPIMHGKDMKDFADLTNQDKKSWLESVVFARVTPKQKIDLVTLLQENRYIVGMTGDGVNDAPAIKKADIGIAMGLRGTQVAQEVSDMVLKDDSFTSIVVAIKQGRIIFENIKKFVAYLLSCNLSELFVVALASVLNLHFALVPLQILFINLVTDVLPALALGVTEGNDLIMKDKPRNPDTPIIDNKQWKAVFTYAAVITLCVLGAVFTSHYLYHQTEFWNPQLCNNILFFTLVFSQLWHVFNMSSAKVSFFKSEVVKNKYVWYALTLCIVLVATVYFAQPLRDVLSLYAMSAGDWMISLGFSFLSLLIIQVLKRTRLIV, encoded by the coding sequence ATGCTGGTTAAGCAACCATACACAAAAGACATAGCTGCCCTTGTAGCCGAGATGCACTCAGAGGTACAGCGCGGGTTATCCAGTAAAGAGGCCGACAAGCTGCTACAGCAGTATGGGCAGAACCTGATCCAGGCTGAGAAGCAAAGAAGACTGCTAACCATGCTTTTGCAACAGTTCGCAAGTCCTATGGTTTTACTGCTGCTGTTTGCTGCCGTACTGTCCTTCTTTTTTCAGGAGTGGCTGGATGGAACGGCTATCTTAGCCGTAGTCCTCATTAATGCATTGATTGGCTTTTACATGGAACTCCAGGCCAATCGCTCCATGAATGCCCTGAGACATATGGTCTCTCTGTCAGCCAAGGTGATTCGCGATGGAAGTCTTCAGGAGGTCCCTTCTGAAAATGTGGTGCCAGGCGATGTGCTTTATGTGGAGGCTGGAGACATGATACTGGCGGATGCGCGCATTTTTAACCCTACACAGCTGGAGGTTGATGAGTCCGCGTTGACCGGAGAGTCGCTTCCGGTGACAAAGGACGTGGCAGTGTTAGCAGGAGAGGTGCCCTTGGCTGAGCGGGTTAACATGCTTTTTAAAGGAACCTTTGTGACCAAGGGGAACGCCTATGCCTTAGTGACTGGAACCGGCATGGGCACAGAGCTTGGCAAGATAGCTTCACTGGTACAGCAGGCTGAGCAGACTGCCACTCCATTAGAGAAAAAACTGGAACAACTCAGCAAAAAACTAATCTGGATAACCGTGGGGCTGGTAATCGTAATCTTCTTTGCAGGTCTGGCTCAAGGCGCTGAATGGGTGAAGGTACTGGAGGTGTCTATTGCACTGGCGGTGGCCGCCATTCCGGAAGGGCTGCCGATCGTGGCTACCTTAGCCTTGGCTCAGGGTATGCTCCGGATGGCCAAGCACAATGTAATTGTGAAAAAGCTGGCCGCCGTAGAAACCCTCGGGGGTACCAATGTAATTTGTACCGACAAAACCGGAACCCTTACCCAGAATATAATATCAGTTAACACCATTCTAATACCCGCCGGTAAAACGGAAGTAGAATACAGGGCTGACGGCACTGTAGGGGTCCCTCTGGAAGTACGAAATTCAAAAAACTATCAAAAGATAGTGGAAGCTGCTATTCTCTGTAGTACGGCTAACCTGGAGATGAAAGATAATGTATTGCGGGAGGTGGGGGATCCGCTGGAAGTAGGTCTTTTAAAGTTTTCTACTACTGAAGGTAAAGATATACACCAGGTAAGAGAGAAGTTCCTGAAAATAAGAGAAGAGGCCTTTACCTCTGAGACAAAAATAATGGCGACGCTCCATGAGGATGGGAATGCCTCTATCGTGTTTGCTAAAGGAGCTGTGGAAGAGCTGCTACAAAAATGCACCAGTATTCTGCAAGAAGGAGAATTGCAAGATTTTTCAGACAGACAAAAAGCAGGCTGGATCGCTCAGGCCGAGCTGCTGGCTTCAGAAGGCTTACGGCTGCTGGCTTTTGCTTATAAAGAAACACACTCTTTACAAGAAGGCATAACGCAGGGGCTGGTTTTTACAGGTATTCTTGGGCTTTTGGATCCTCCGCGTGTAGAAGTGTCAACAGCGCTGGATGAATGTAGATCCGCTGGTATCAACGTCATCATGATAACAGGTGACCACCCGGCCACAGCAAGAAACATTGCCTTAAAGCTAGGGCTTCTAGGCGACAAAGAGCTCCCTATCATGCATGGTAAAGACATGAAGGACTTTGCCGATCTGACCAATCAGGATAAAAAAAGTTGGTTAGAATCCGTGGTTTTTGCCCGTGTTACGCCAAAACAAAAGATAGACTTAGTGACGCTTTTGCAGGAGAACAGGTACATTGTGGGAATGACAGGGGATGGTGTTAATGATGCTCCTGCGATAAAGAAGGCCGACATTGGTATTGCGATGGGGCTGCGCGGTACCCAGGTGGCGCAGGAAGTGTCGGACATGGTCTTGAAAGATGACTCTTTTACCTCTATCGTAGTAGCCATCAAACAAGGCAGGATCATCTTTGAGAACATTAAGAAGTTTGTTGCCTATTTGCTTTCCTGTAACCTGAGCGAGCTGTTTGTGGTCGCTCTTGCCTCTGTCTTGAACCTGCACTTTGCCTTGGTACCGTTGCAAATCCTTTTTATCAATCTTGTTACCGATGTGCTTCCGGCGTTGGCCTTAGGTGTCACCGAGGGGAATGATTTGATTATGAAGGACAAGCCCCGCAACCCGGATACACCTATCATCGACAACAAGCAGTGGAAGGCTGTTTTTACCTATGCAGCCGTTATAACGCTCTGTGTGCTGGGAGCTGTGTTTACCAGTCACTATTTATACCACCAAACGGAGTTCTGGAACCCGCAGCTATGCAACAACATCCTGTTCTTCACGCTTGTATTCTCCCAGTTGTGGCACGTGTTCAACATGTCCTCTGCAAAAGTATCCTTCTTCAAGAGTGAGGTAGTGAAGAACAAGTACGTATGGTATGCGCTTACTTTGTGTATTGTGCTAGTTGCTACTGTGTATTTCGCACAGCCGCTTAGGGATGTGTTATCGCTTTATGCCATGAGCGCTGGAGATTGGATGATCAGTCTAGGCTTTAGCTTTCTCTCCCTGCTGATCATTCAGGTTTTAAAAAGAACGCGTCTCATTGTGTGA
- a CDS encoding efflux RND transporter permease subunit, giving the protein MAASKENLLKERIGHTKEISEEERVAIIEQSSRTVGRAVFFSVLIMIISFAPILFLTGQERKLFSPLVLTKTFSLIGAAILAITVAPMLTRVLMKGKLIPESRNPVSNFFVRLYRPAARFSLEWRKSVLAGCVVLLLGSVPFVVNLGTEFMPPLDEGSLLLMPVTLPDVSNSEAKRIMQLQDKIIKGFPEVENVLGKAGRAYTATDNAPISMIETIIVLKPKKQWRKGLTKDMLIQEMNDKIQIPGVVVGWTMPIINRVNMLSTGIRTDVGIKIYGSNLDSIYAISRQVESTIKGIEGLEDLYVEQLTGGKYLDIQIRRPDIARYGLNVDDVNMVIESALGGMVLTTTVEGRERFSVNLRLAQEYRNDLDEIRRIPVQTMAYGVVPLSAVADIKVSEGPPMINSENAMLRGTVLFNVRGRDMGSVVNEAKERIDEAFKKMPQGYFVEWSGQYENQVRAQQRLSIIIPVVLLIIAFILYITFHSFKSVLVVFISVPVALIGGVYSLYFYNVNFSVAVAVGFIALFGVAVSTGVLMIAYMNDTIRKLVKERGNGPQNISLPMLKDAILFGATQRVRPLLMTVLANVLGLIPVLASTGTGSDVMKPIAIPFVFGLMTATLFVLIVLPVIYNLLKEWELRKQGQLTVLDIEE; this is encoded by the coding sequence ATGGCAGCATCTAAAGAGAACCTGTTGAAAGAGCGCATTGGCCACACAAAGGAAATTTCGGAAGAGGAGCGCGTGGCTATTATTGAACAGTCTTCCCGTACAGTAGGGCGAGCCGTTTTCTTCTCGGTTCTGATCATGATTATTTCCTTTGCGCCCATACTTTTCCTGACGGGCCAGGAGAGGAAGCTATTTTCGCCTCTGGTGCTTACCAAAACTTTTTCGCTCATAGGCGCAGCCATACTTGCCATTACGGTTGCTCCCATGCTCACGCGCGTCCTCATGAAGGGAAAGCTCATCCCCGAAAGCCGTAACCCTGTCTCTAATTTCTTTGTCAGGTTGTACAGGCCTGCTGCCCGCTTTTCTCTGGAGTGGCGCAAAAGCGTGCTGGCTGGCTGCGTCGTTCTATTGTTGGGCAGTGTCCCCTTTGTTGTAAATCTCGGCACCGAATTCATGCCGCCGCTGGACGAAGGCTCTCTGTTGCTGATGCCTGTTACGCTACCGGATGTTTCCAATTCCGAGGCGAAGCGGATTATGCAACTGCAGGACAAGATCATCAAGGGCTTCCCGGAAGTAGAGAACGTGCTGGGCAAGGCCGGGCGTGCCTACACGGCGACAGACAACGCACCTATCAGTATGATTGAGACGATTATTGTGCTCAAGCCCAAAAAGCAATGGCGAAAGGGGCTCACCAAGGATATGCTCATCCAGGAGATGAACGACAAGATCCAGATACCCGGAGTGGTGGTAGGATGGACGATGCCGATCATTAACCGGGTGAACATGCTGTCTACCGGCATCCGCACGGACGTGGGCATTAAAATATATGGCAGCAACCTGGACAGTATATATGCTATTTCCCGACAGGTGGAGAGCACCATAAAAGGCATAGAAGGCTTGGAAGACCTGTACGTAGAGCAGCTCACGGGCGGAAAATACCTGGACATCCAGATCCGGCGCCCTGACATTGCCCGCTATGGGTTGAATGTGGATGACGTGAACATGGTGATTGAAAGTGCGCTGGGCGGCATGGTCCTCACCACTACTGTGGAAGGCAGGGAGCGTTTCAGTGTAAACCTGCGGCTGGCACAGGAGTACCGCAACGACCTGGACGAGATCAGAAGGATTCCGGTACAAACGATGGCCTACGGGGTAGTGCCGCTCTCCGCTGTGGCCGACATCAAGGTTTCCGAAGGGCCTCCGATGATCAATTCCGAGAATGCCATGCTCAGGGGAACCGTGCTTTTCAACGTGCGGGGCAGGGATATGGGCAGTGTGGTAAACGAAGCGAAGGAAAGGATTGACGAAGCCTTTAAGAAGATGCCACAGGGGTACTTTGTGGAGTGGAGCGGACAATACGAGAACCAGGTGCGGGCACAGCAGCGTCTCAGTATCATCATCCCGGTCGTGCTGCTGATCATCGCCTTTATCCTGTACATCACCTTTCACTCCTTTAAGTCGGTGCTGGTGGTTTTCATCAGTGTGCCTGTAGCACTCATCGGCGGGGTGTACTCCCTTTACTTTTACAACGTAAATTTCTCAGTGGCCGTGGCTGTGGGTTTTATAGCCCTTTTTGGCGTGGCAGTAAGTACTGGCGTGCTGATGATTGCCTATATGAACGACACTATCAGGAAGCTCGTGAAAGAAAGGGGCAACGGCCCGCAAAACATCAGCCTTCCGATGCTTAAGGATGCCATTCTGTTTGGCGCCACCCAACGGGTACGGCCGCTGCTCATGACGGTGCTGGCAAATGTTCTCGGGCTGATACCCGTGCTGGCTTCCACCGGTACGGGCAGTGATGTGATGAAGCCCATCGCCATCCCCTTTGTGTTCGGGTTGATGACCGCCACCCTCTTTGTGCTGATCGTGCTGCCGGTTATCTACAACCTGCTAAAGGAGTGGGAGTTGAGAAAGCAAGGGCAGTTAACCGTACTGGATATCGAGGAGTAG
- a CDS encoding efflux RND transporter permease subunit, with protein sequence MIEKIVSWSIRNRFFVWLGIILVVVGGFYSIKETPVDALPDLSENQVIIYTEYMGRNPKIMEDQITYPLVSNLQGIPKINSIRAASMFGMSFIFVVFEDDVDVYWARTRVLERLNYAQRFLPQGVTPTLGPDGTGLGHVFWYTLEGDGYNLGELRALQDWYVKFALQNVEGVSEVASFGGFQKQYQVTIDPHKLVYYGVPLMDVTRAVAANNRDVGGSLYEMNATSYLVRGLGYIASLEDIKEISIGTYKSIPIRLSDVADVQMGTDLRLGITEENGEGEVVGGIVVMRFGENAKDVIERAKVKMEEVARGLPAGVKFKTAYDRSDLILASINTLTEALWQMILIVSIVVILFLFSFRSGMVAIVCILLSVLIGFILMRLFGVTSNIMSLGGIALAIGDVVDPAIVMAENAYRSLTKRVLNNEIDG encoded by the coding sequence ATGATAGAGAAAATTGTTTCCTGGTCGATACGCAACCGCTTCTTTGTCTGGCTCGGCATTATACTGGTGGTTGTGGGCGGGTTTTATTCCATCAAAGAAACCCCGGTAGATGCCCTGCCCGATCTCTCTGAAAACCAGGTGATCATTTACACGGAGTACATGGGGCGGAACCCGAAGATCATGGAAGACCAGATCACCTATCCGTTGGTTTCCAACCTGCAGGGTATTCCCAAAATTAATTCCATCCGTGCCGCCTCTATGTTTGGCATGAGTTTCATTTTTGTGGTGTTTGAGGATGATGTGGATGTGTACTGGGCCCGCACCCGTGTGCTGGAACGCCTCAACTATGCGCAACGCTTCTTGCCGCAAGGTGTTACCCCAACGCTAGGCCCCGACGGAACAGGGCTGGGGCATGTGTTCTGGTACACGCTGGAGGGTGATGGCTATAACCTTGGAGAGCTGCGGGCCCTCCAAGACTGGTACGTGAAGTTTGCCTTGCAAAATGTCGAAGGCGTCAGCGAGGTGGCCTCGTTCGGAGGCTTTCAGAAACAGTACCAGGTGACGATTGATCCGCACAAGCTGGTGTACTATGGTGTGCCTTTGATGGATGTTACCCGGGCGGTTGCTGCCAACAACCGCGATGTAGGCGGCAGCCTGTATGAAATGAACGCCACCAGCTACCTTGTCAGGGGGCTGGGTTATATCGCCAGCCTGGAAGATATAAAGGAGATATCCATTGGCACCTATAAGTCCATTCCCATCCGATTGAGCGATGTGGCCGATGTGCAGATGGGTACTGATTTACGCCTGGGTATTACCGAGGAGAACGGCGAAGGCGAAGTGGTGGGCGGCATTGTGGTGATGCGGTTCGGGGAGAATGCTAAAGACGTGATTGAGCGAGCCAAGGTGAAGATGGAAGAAGTAGCCAGAGGGCTGCCGGCAGGGGTAAAGTTCAAGACAGCCTATGACCGCAGCGATCTGATCCTGGCTTCCATCAACACCCTGACAGAGGCGCTTTGGCAAATGATCCTGATCGTATCCATCGTTGTGATTCTGTTCCTGTTCAGCTTCCGGAGCGGCATGGTGGCCATCGTATGTATCCTGCTCTCGGTGCTTATCGGCTTTATCCTGATGAGGCTGTTCGGGGTTACCTCTAACATCATGTCGCTGGGGGGCATTGCGCTGGCTATTGGGGATGTGGTCGATCCTGCCATTGTCATGGCGGAGAATGCATACAGGTCCCTTACCAAAAGGGTTCTAAACAATGAAATAGACGGTTAA
- a CDS encoding efflux RND transporter periplasmic adaptor subunit, with protein MSTGAGTGSGGMGEMGVAGRSTSIPGTALPDNSIREGMYVSKDQTVFWVNDFLEAWGIVAFTSDAEKFLDLGREIVVTSELLPEQPLRSVIGMVEPVYASGQKFTQVRLYLPNADRQLKQNSLLTATASAPAHVKSTVVPATSVYYVGRTAIVWVRKGTSKEGSNVFQARAVQVGRQNKEMTEIKEGLRPNEWVALDASYLTDSETIIQY; from the coding sequence ATGAGCACCGGAGCGGGTACAGGAAGTGGGGGCATGGGGGAGATGGGAGTTGCAGGCCGTTCCACCAGCATACCCGGCACCGCCTTACCCGATAACAGCATAAGAGAGGGCATGTATGTGAGCAAAGACCAGACGGTATTCTGGGTAAACGATTTCCTGGAAGCCTGGGGCATCGTCGCCTTCACCAGCGATGCGGAGAAGTTTCTTGACCTGGGGCGGGAGATAGTGGTTACAAGCGAGCTGCTCCCGGAGCAGCCTCTTCGTTCGGTTATCGGCATGGTGGAGCCGGTGTACGCCAGCGGGCAGAAATTCACGCAGGTGCGCCTGTACCTGCCCAATGCCGACCGACAGCTAAAGCAGAACTCCCTTCTGACGGCCACGGCCTCTGCCCCTGCCCACGTAAAATCGACTGTCGTGCCGGCCACCAGTGTCTACTACGTGGGCAGAACAGCCATTGTGTGGGTACGGAAAGGCACTTCAAAGGAAGGCAGCAATGTTTTTCAGGCAAGGGCTGTCCAGGTGGGGCGCCAGAATAAGGAGATGACAGAGATAAAGGAAGGACTCAGGCCCAATGAATGGGTAGCCTTGGACGCAAGCTATTTAACGGATAGTGAAACAATCATACAGTATTGA
- a CDS encoding efflux RND transporter periplasmic adaptor subunit has protein sequence MRKRIPTVTKRLLAIGFVASLLLTAVSCGSEPADEHQAGHAGQASQEGVEMGTSREAGHEDHGQISRQVPGEQQAAGSTDEVFWSTLPANQTVISRQAVVQASDSSMQYSFSGKGYVDFDQRRSRKFAVRVGGRIERLYVKYNYQYVRKGEKLMELYSPELNTFVEEFLFVSRQSKDPVLLDKARRKLRLLGLTEAQIDQFARSGRAPYTISVYSPYEGYVLFSPSGSGGA, from the coding sequence ATGAGAAAAAGAATCCCAACTGTCACGAAACGGCTATTAGCAATAGGCTTTGTGGCTTCCCTATTGCTTACAGCAGTATCCTGTGGCTCAGAGCCTGCTGACGAACACCAAGCGGGCCATGCCGGGCAAGCATCTCAGGAAGGGGTTGAAATGGGGACGTCCCGGGAGGCAGGCCATGAAGACCATGGGCAGATAAGCCGGCAGGTGCCGGGCGAGCAGCAGGCGGCAGGCAGCACGGATGAAGTCTTCTGGAGTACCTTACCTGCCAATCAAACCGTTATCTCCAGGCAGGCGGTGGTGCAGGCAAGCGACAGTAGCATGCAGTACAGCTTTTCCGGTAAGGGCTATGTTGATTTTGATCAGCGGCGCAGCCGAAAGTTTGCGGTGCGTGTGGGGGGACGCATCGAGCGGCTATATGTAAAGTATAACTACCAGTATGTGCGGAAGGGCGAAAAATTGATGGAACTCTACAGCCCGGAACTGAACACGTTTGTAGAGGAGTTCTTATTCGTCAGCCGCCAAAGCAAAGATCCGGTGCTGCTCGACAAGGCAAGGCGAAAATTGAGGCTCCTAGGGTTGACAGAGGCTCAGATAGATCAGTTTGCCCGCAGTGGCCGGGCGCCTTACACCATTTCCGTTTACAGCCCCTACGAAGGGTATGTGTTGTTTAGTCCCTCCGGCTCCGGGGGGGCATGA
- a CDS encoding ATP cone domain-containing protein — translation MYIQKASGEKVPFSEGKLRKSLVKAGAGKKLANEIAHQIAQSIVPGSSTQKIYEDAFKLLENNSQPIAGKYKLKAAIMELGPSGFPFERYIGAILKHQSFDVQVGQIVQGHCVKHEIDVIALKGDRHFMIECKFHNRPGFRCDVKIPLYIQSRFKDIEQQWLKLPGHGVKFHQGWVVTNTRFTSDAIQYGTCAGLHLVGWNYPPKHSLNEMIDASGLYPITCLTSLTKAEKDKLLESDIVLCQELCDHEELLHKLGISPERIPIILKEGYELCHNPAYQNTLK, via the coding sequence ATGTATATACAAAAAGCATCAGGAGAAAAAGTCCCTTTTTCGGAGGGCAAACTGCGTAAGTCCTTGGTTAAGGCCGGGGCAGGAAAAAAACTGGCAAATGAGATAGCACACCAGATAGCGCAAAGTATAGTACCCGGCTCTTCTACGCAAAAGATATATGAAGATGCCTTCAAGCTTTTGGAGAATAACTCTCAGCCTATTGCTGGAAAATATAAATTAAAGGCAGCTATCATGGAGTTGGGCCCCTCCGGATTTCCATTTGAAAGATATATTGGAGCAATTTTGAAACACCAAAGCTTTGATGTGCAGGTAGGGCAGATTGTACAGGGGCATTGTGTGAAACATGAAATTGACGTGATTGCCTTAAAGGGGGATCGCCATTTCATGATAGAATGCAAGTTTCACAACCGGCCTGGGTTCCGGTGCGATGTAAAAATTCCACTTTACATACAATCCCGCTTTAAAGATATAGAACAACAGTGGTTAAAGTTACCTGGTCATGGCGTGAAATTCCATCAGGGCTGGGTTGTCACCAATACCCGTTTTACCAGTGATGCCATTCAGTATGGGACTTGCGCCGGCTTACATCTGGTTGGCTGGAACTATCCCCCTAAACATAGCTTAAATGAAATGATTGATGCGTCTGGTTTATACCCGATTACCTGCCTGACATCCCTTACCAAAGCTGAAAAAGACAAATTACTAGAAAGCGACATAGTGCTTTGCCAGGAGCTATGTGACCATGAGGAGCTGTTGCACAAGTTGGGAATAAGTCCAGAACGAATCCCAATTATCCTGAAAGAAGGGTATGAGTTATGTCATAATCCTGCCTATCAAAATACTTTAAAATGA